Proteins encoded within one genomic window of Mycoplasma phocoenae:
- a CDS encoding MAGa7180 family putative nuclease, protein MSKILSSRKYYNGQHYFLDEENQVIKLEENFHRDLLKNPVGSFKGFKKIGGSSIGNALNLNQFNNEFLAFCHIARLSMPVLDPKYVNAGVAIEPKMIDLLEKRTQRIVKTFPAQEYNYDYFKHKHDILGGIPDGYIESQKIVIEIKTAGEAKQAQWEQYGIPSSYLKQAQLYSHLMGANHYAIAAVFLKEEDYKEPNNVDVSQRNTLLKIFPLDKTVAEDDIKKVVDWFELYSKKGISPRYEVAPNKDLIEYLSCKNYDEWFNLYLKWRSEGKIVENE, encoded by the coding sequence ATGAGTAAAATTTTGAGTTCTAGAAAATATTACAATGGGCAACACTATTTTTTAGATGAAGAAAATCAAGTTATTAAACTTGAAGAAAACTTTCATAGAGATTTATTAAAAAACCCAGTAGGTTCTTTTAAAGGATTCAAGAAAATAGGTGGTTCTTCAATTGGGAATGCATTAAACTTGAATCAATTTAATAACGAATTTTTAGCTTTTTGTCACATCGCGAGATTGTCAATGCCAGTACTAGATCCTAAATATGTAAATGCCGGTGTTGCAATTGAACCTAAAATGATTGATTTATTAGAAAAAAGAACACAACGTATTGTTAAAACATTTCCTGCGCAAGAATACAATTATGATTATTTTAAACATAAACACGATATTCTCGGAGGAATACCTGACGGGTATATTGAATCTCAAAAAATTGTTATTGAAATCAAAACAGCCGGTGAGGCCAAACAAGCCCAATGAGAACAATATGGGATACCGTCTTCATACTTAAAACAAGCACAATTATATTCACATTTAATGGGTGCTAATCATTATGCAATTGCGGCAGTCTTTTTAAAGGAAGAAGATTATAAAGAACCTAATAATGTTGATGTTTCCCAAAGAAATACACTATTAAAAATATTTCCTTTAGACAAAACCGTGGCTGAAGATGATATTAAAAAAGTTGTTGATTGATTTGAATTATATTCTAAAAAAGGTATTTCCCCTCGCTATGAAGTTGCTCCTAATAAAGACTTAATTGAGTATTTAAGTTGCAAAAATTATGATGAATGATTTAACTTATATTTGAAATGAAGATCTGAAGGTAAAATAGTTGAAAATGAATAA
- a CDS encoding helix-turn-helix domain-containing protein: MKIKYENFSDELKELLAVHEMSQKELALRLGLSLKHMNSVLNNDIKEITVKVLRGIEDAFHLKAGALSETYYSYTDLMKTRELGENVNLYLKEYGVNFLINNPQLSYPFDIYIREDMTNYEKLMCLKRFYGVSNLEDYKTYLDNHILAELKKYREKPNTYVWIRFCELGIDHQQSVGTFRSNQHQTTFKKSLNIMEMNIPFIEKIQKLKKFLLSKGIVLVTKSYIEGSMINGITLKKGAKRFIFLSDMSKLESRIFFTLLHEIAHCYFPKKTEDEIDAYVVHEHNKWMKTSNKNNYLAIYDAIEVIKNIQIQTKRNPGADVSILWDRIYAKYPNVIFDPEQEKEVINE, encoded by the coding sequence ATGAAAATAAAATATGAAAATTTTAGCGATGAACTAAAAGAATTATTAGCAGTTCATGAAATGAGCCAAAAAGAATTAGCCTTACGATTAGGATTATCATTAAAGCACATGAATTCTGTGTTGAACAATGATATAAAAGAGATTACTGTTAAAGTATTGAGAGGCATTGAAGACGCCTTTCATTTAAAAGCAGGTGCTTTATCTGAGACATATTATTCATATACAGATTTAATGAAAACTAGAGAATTGGGTGAAAACGTCAATCTATATTTAAAAGAGTATGGTGTTAATTTCTTGATTAATAATCCACAGCTAAGTTACCCATTTGATATTTATATACGAGAAGATATGACTAATTATGAAAAATTAATGTGTTTAAAACGTTTTTATGGTGTGTCAAATTTAGAAGATTATAAAACATATCTTGATAATCACATATTAGCTGAGTTGAAAAAATATCGCGAAAAACCAAATACCTACGTTTGAATACGTTTTTGTGAATTGGGTATTGATCATCAACAAAGTGTTGGTACATTCCGTTCAAACCAACATCAAACAACATTTAAAAAATCATTAAATATTATGGAAATGAATATTCCTTTTATTGAAAAAATTCAAAAATTAAAAAAATTCCTTTTATCAAAAGGCATAGTTTTAGTTACAAAATCTTACATTGAAGGGTCAATGATTAATGGTATCACCCTTAAAAAAGGCGCTAAAAGATTCATATTTTTAAGTGACATGTCAAAACTTGAAAGTCGTATATTCTTTACTTTATTACATGAAATCGCCCATTGTTATTTTCCTAAAAAAACTGAAGATGAAATTGATGCTTATGTCGTTCATGAACATAATAAATGAATGAAAACATCAAACAAAAATAATTATTTAGCAATTTATGATGCAATTGAAGTTATTAAAAACATTCAAATACAAACAAAACGTAATCCAGGTGCGGATGTTTCAATTTTATGAGATCGTATTTATGCAAAATACCCAAATGTAATATTCGATCCAGAACAAGAGAAAGAAGTTATAAATGAGTAA
- a CDS encoding MAG6790 family protein — MYKYKAKLLVNQNVIASANTLEQLKHQILSFRRKQKYNEHTFKNEKIQIIHVERDHVKGKHKSKEDVLTIV, encoded by the coding sequence ATGTACAAATATAAAGCTAAATTATTAGTGAATCAAAATGTTATTGCAAGTGCAAACACATTAGAACAATTAAAACACCAAATATTAAGTTTTAGAAGAAAACAAAAATACAACGAACACACATTCAAAAATGAAAAAATTCAAATAATTCATGTTGAACGTGATCATGTGAAAGGAAAACATAAATCTAAAGAAGATGTATTAACCATTGTTTAA